CTGCTGTTGGAGTGATTCCACCTTAAACCAGGGTAAAGTTCATACTGCTGTTGGAGTGATTTCACCTTAAACCAGGGTAAAGTTCATAATGCTGTTGGAGTGATTCACCTTAAACCAGGGTAAAGCTCATACTGCTGTTGGAGTGATTCTATTAAATCAGGGTAAAGTTCATACTGCTGTTAATGCCATTTCTATGTTTCAtactacattactcatctcataatGCTGTTCTGATTACCATCTAAATCAGGGTAAAGCTCATACTGGTCTAATGCCATTtctatgtttacataccctacattactcatctcatatgtatatactgtcctctataccatctactcatctcatatgtatatactgtactctataccatctactcatctcatatgtatatactgtactctataccatctactcatctcatatgtatatactgtcctctataccatctactcatctcatatgtatatactgtactctataccatccactgcatctttgcctatgccgttctgtaccatcactcattcatatttttttttttaatgtacatattcttattcattcctttacacttgtgtgtataaggtagttgttgtgaatctGTTAGGTCAGATTactcgttggatattactgcattagtcagaactagaagcacaagcatttcgctacgctcacattaaaatctgctaaccatgtgtctgtgacaaataacatttgatttgattttaattttgATTCCACATGAAACCAGGGTAAAGTTCATAATGCCTTGGAGTGATTCCACATGAAACCAGGGTAAAGTTCATAATGCCTGGAGTGATTCCACATGAAACCAGGGTAAAGTTCATAATGCCTTGGAGTGACATGAAACCAGGGTAAAGTTCATAATGCCTTGGAGTGATTCCACATGAaaccgctctctctcccccgctactctctcctcttccatcctatcatctcttccctctgctcaaaccttctccaacctatctcctgattctgcctcctcaaccctcctctcctccctttctgcatcctttgactctctatgtcccctatcctccaggccggctcggtcctcccctcccgctccgtggctcgacgactcattgcgagctcacagaacagggctccgggcagccaagcggaaatggaggaaaactcgcctccctgcggacctggcatcctttcactccctcctctctacattttcctcctctgtctctgctgctaaagccactttctaccactctaaattccaagcatctgcctctaaccctaggaagctctttgccaccttctcctccctcctgaatcctccccccccctcctccctctctgcagatgacttcgtcaaccattttgaaaagaaggtcgacgacatccgatcctcgtttgctaagtcaaatgacaccgctggttctgctcacactgccctaccctgtgctctgacctctttctcccctctctctccagatggaatctcgcgtcttgtgacggccggccgcccaacaacctgcccgcttgaccctatcccctcctctcttctccagaccatttccggagaccttctcccttacctcacctcgctcatcaactcatccctgaccgctggctacgtcccttccgtcctcaagagagcgagagttgcaccccttctgaaaaaacctacactcgatccctccgatgtcaacaactacagaccagtatcccttctttcttttctctccaaaactcttgaaccagccgtccttggccagctctaccgctatctctctcagaatgaccttctttgatccaaatcagtcaggtttcaagactagtcattcaactgagactgctcttctctgcatcacggaggtgctccgcactgctaaagctaactctctctcctctgctctcatccttctagacctatcggctgccttcgatactgtgaaccatcagatcctcctctccaccctctccgagttgggcatctccggcgcggcccacgcttggattgcgtcctacctgacaggtcgctcctactaggtggcgtggcgagaatctgtctcctcaccacgcgctctcaccactggtgtcccccagggctctgttctaggccctctcctattctcgctatacaccaagtcacttggctctgtcataacctcacatgatctctcctatcattgctatgcagacgacacacaattcatcttctcctttcccccttctgatgaccaggtggcgaatcgcatctctgcatgtctggcagacatatcagtgtggatgacggatcaccacctcaagctgaacctcggcaagacggagctgctcttcctcccggggaaggactgcccgttccatgatctcgccatcacggttgacaactccattgtgtcctcctcccagagcgctaagaaccttggcgtgatcctggacaacaccctgtcgttctcaactaacatcaaggcggtggcccgttcctgtaggttcatgctctacaacatccgcagagtacgaccctgcctcacacaggaagcggtgcaggtcctaatccaggcacttgtcatctcccgtctggattactgcaactcgctgttggctgggctccctgcctgtgccattaaacccctacaactcatccagaacgccgcagcccgtctggtgttcaaccttcccaagttctctcacgtcaccccgctcctccgctctctccactggcttccagttgaagctcgcatccgctacaagaccatggtgcttgcctacggagctgtgaggggaacggcacctcagtacctccaggctctgatcaggccctacacccaaacaagggcactgcgttcatccacctctggcctgctcgcctccctacctctgaggaagtacagttcccgctcagcccagtcaatactgttcactgctctggcccccaatggtggaaacactctccctcacgacgccaggacagcggagtcaatcaccaccttccggagacacctgaaaccccacctctttaaggaatacctaggataggataagtaatccttctcccccctaaaatatttagatgcactattgtaaagtggctgttccactggatgtcataaggtgaatgcaccaatttgtaagtcgctctggataagagcgtctgctaaatgacttaaatgtaaatgtaatgttaaatgtaaagTTCATAATGCCTTGGAGTGATTCCACATGAAACCAGGGTAAAGTTCATACTGCCTTGGAATGATTCCACATGAAACCAGGGTAAAGTTCATACTGCCTTGGAATGATTCCACATGAAACCAGGGTAAAGTTCATAATGCCTTGGAGTGATTCCACATGAAACCAGGGTAAAGTTCATACTGCCTTGGAGTGATtccacatttatttatttgttccTTTATTTagcaaggcaagtcagttaagaacaaattgttatttacaatgacggcctcccatGAAAAGGtaaaaaaggcctcctgcagggtaaagggggctgggattaaaaatatatttaataaaaatatagaacaaaacacactcaggacaagagagacaacacaacactacataaagagacctaagacaacatagcaaggcagcaacacaacataacaacagcatggtagcaacacaacataacaacaacatggtagcagcacaacataacaacaacatggtagcagcacaacataacaacaacatggtagcagcacaacataacaacaacatggtagcaacacaacataacaacaacatggtagcagcacaacataacaacaacatggtagcaacacaacataacaacaacatggtagcagcacaacatggtagcaacaacaacatggtagcagcacaacataacaacaacatggtagcaacacaacacataacaacaacatggtagcaacacaacataacaacaacatggtagcagcacaacatggtagcaacacaacatggtagcagcacaacatggtagcagcacaacatggtagcagcacaacatggtagcaacacaacatggtagcagcacaacagcacaacatggtagcaacacaacatggtagcagcacaacatggtagcaacacaacatggtagcagcacaacatggtagcagcacaacatggtagcagcacaacatggtagcagcacaacatggtagcaacacaacatggtagcagcacacatggtagcagcacaacatggtagcaacacaacatggtagcagcacaacatggtagcagcacaacatggtagcagcacaacatggtagcagcacaacatggtagcagcacaacatggtagcaacacaacatggtagcagacacaacatggtacaaacattattgaacacagacaacagcacaaagggctaGAAGGTAGAACAACAATACATGACGTGAAGACAACAGCCACACCTGTCAAAGAGTGTCCAGAAGGtagagtctttgaatgaagagatggagataaaactgtcagtaagagtgtccatgacggagtctttgaatgaagagatggagataaaactgtcagtaagagtgtccatgacggagtctttgaatgaagagatggagataagactgtcagtaagagtgtccatgacggagtctttgaatgaagagatggagataaaactgtccagtttgagtgtttgttgcagctcgttccagtcgctagttgcagcgaactgaaaagaggagcgactcagggatgtgtgtgctttggggacctttaacagaaggtgactggcagaacgggtgttgtatgtggaggatgaggaacattggtggcaaatctgatggccaatCTATAAAGTACGTCTTCATAATCTAGCATGggcaggatggtcatctgaatcggtgttagtttggcagctggggtgaaagaggagggattacgatagaggaaaccaggtctagatttaactttagcctgcagctttgatatgtgctgagagaaggacagtgtaccgtctagccacactcccaagtacttgtataaggtgactacctcaagctctaaaccctcagaggtagtaatcccacctgtggggagagggcaTTCTTCTTACAGGACAAAAATGAAACCAGGACAAAAATGAAAGACCATGACTTTAACTGGGGTGATTTTGACTcaggatttaatggggatggatTTCACAGGAGGTTGTATTGTGGCACTTTAATTTGGGAGGACatgcttgtggtaatgactggagcaggactttaactggggaggacaggcttgtggtaTTGACTGGAGCAGGACTTTAACTGGGGAGGAGCAGGACTTTAACCTCGTGGTATTGACTGGAGCAGGACTttaactggggaggacaggctcgtggtattGACTGGAGCAGGACTttaactggggaggacaggctcgtggtattGACTGGAGCAGGACTttaactggggaggacaggctcgtggtattGACTGGAGCAGGACTTTaacagacaggctcgtggtattGACTGGAGCAGGACTttaactggggaggacaggctcgtggtattGACTGGAGCAGGACTttaactggggaggacaggctcgtggtattGACTGGAGCAGACTTTAACTGGGGAGGACAGGACTTTAACTttaactggggaggacaggctcgtggtattGACTGGAGCAGGACTttaactggggaggacaggctcgtggtattGACTGGAGCAGGACTttaactggggaggacaggctcgtggtattGACTGGAGCAGGACTTTAACTGGGGAGGAGGCTTGTGGTATTGACAGGActaactggggaggacaggtgGTATTGACTGGACAGGCTttaactggggaggacaggctcgtggtattGACTGGAGCAGGACTttaactggggaggacaggcttgtggtaTTGACTGGAGCAGGACTttaactggggaggacaggctcgtggtattGACTGGCAGGACAGGActaactggggaggacaggcttgtggtaTTGACTGGAGCAGGACTttaactggggaggacaggcttgtggtaTTGACTGGAGCAGGACTttaactggggaggacaggctgtgGTATTGACTGGAGCAGGACTttaactggggaggacaggctgtgGTATTGACTGGAGCAGGACTttaactggggaggacaggctcgtggtattGACTGGAGCAGGACTttaactggggaggacaggcttgtggtaTTGACTGGAGCAGGACTttaactggggaggacaggctggaGCAGGTGGTATTGACTGGAGCAGGACTttaactggggaggacaggctcgtggtattGACTGGAGCAGCTGgggaggacactggggaggacaggcttgtggtaTTGACTGGAGCAGGACTttaactggggaggacaggctcgtggtattGACTGGCAGGACTTTAACTGGGGAGGACTTATTGACTGGAGCAGGACTttaactggggaggacaggctcgtggtattGACTGGAGCAGGACTttaactggggaggacaggctcgtatTGACTGGAGCAGGACTTTGACTGGAGGACAGGACTttaactggggaggacaggctcgtggtattGACTGGAGCAGGACTttaactggggaggacaggctcgtggtattGACTGGAGCAGGACTTTACACTGGTATTGGAGGACAGGCAGGCTCGTGGTATTGACTGGAGCAGGACACTCGTGGTATTAGCGGGActttggggaggacaggctcgtggtattGACTGGAGCAGGACTttaactggggaggacaggctcgtggtattGACTGGAGCAGGACTttaactggggaggacaggctcgtggtattGACTGGAGCAGGACTttaactggggaggacaggctcgtggtattgactggagcggaatccacggaatggtatcaaatacaccaaacacatggtttccatggtttccatggtttccaggtgtctgATGccgttccattcgctccgttccagacattattatgagccgtcctcctctcagcagcctccactggtaggaTTGTTGACATATTATTGACATCTGTATCTAAAAGCACAATTGATAAATAATTGGAAGAAGTCTGTATATTTGGGACATTTCAGCCTTACCCAGGCTCCTCCTCTGAGACCAtatttcatctgtaggtgctacaagGTTCAACTtgtgttaagggaatttttatcaatgatgactaattatgtatacatttctaTCAGGACTGACTCGTCCAAATGctattatgtactgtacatatatgaattttctctcttgctcccattcccaattgtatataatatagtcaggagtttagtaacaatgacggtctgttcctttgtacaaatgaatgaactatcTCCAGATGGCAGGGACAGACTATCTCCAGACGGTCTAGAATGCTGATTTACACAGACTGACCTTGGCtttaggagaggagggaaggctcGAGAACTATAGGGCCTCTCTACCCATGTCATGAAGAGatagaacatttagaaaacgctgacgtcattttcagtttataacctgtggcaAAATGTATATGTACCCAGTCCTCTCTTGAATTAAACACtgttacctgacttttaagaccGGGGCTCTGTCCATTCTTATAAAAATATAGGGTCTTACAAGCCCTTCAAATGCATTGACAGAGTATTGAATTCTGATTGGGAAATAATACAGAGCCATTTAGAATTCCACTAACAGCTCGGTGTCGAACGAAGCTTTTACCCCTCTGTAATATGAGTCGAGACCCTTTTTGTTATACTTTTTCATTGGTAAATTGTTCtgtgttattttattttgttgGTTGACAGTAAGTCCCTTTGACATGTATCCAATGGCAGCGCCACCTAGTGGTGGAAAAATGTAATCTAAAATGTAATCTAAGTAACTATTAACCCGTTAAATGTAACTAAATGTAATAGAAAATTGTAATCTACGTAACTATTAACCAGTTAAATGAACTGCATTCCTTTGAACTTTACCCTGGTTTGAGCAACTGAAAGCTCGACAGGAGCTGGCAGAGGAATGCAGTTCACTGTTATTACACAATAGATAGGTAGGTTCTCATGGGtactacacatcaatacacagaCCATTCCGTTTATCATGCATCTCCATCTCGCCACGGCATCAAGAAAAAGACAGATTTAATGTTGACCCGTGGCTGTGGGGACCGAAATGAGGTTGTTTGGACTGCTGATTGGTCAGTTGTTTGGGGTTTAGGGACGTGGCCTTGGCTCCACTTTGGGCCCTCCCACCGATACCCAGGAAGTGGAGTCTGAAGGTCGTCCACTCCCCGAAGGTCATCTGGAGCAGCTGTTTGAGGTCGTCGGGATCACCGAAGACCAGCGCCTGGCCGGTGAGGTCATTGCTACGGACGATGTCTGCGTACTTCTTAGGGAGGTTCATCCTCGCCAGCTTTTGGGGAATTTGGAAAGATACAGAACATAGAAAGAACATTTCAGTTTAACATgtttggggaggcaggtagcctagcggttggagcgttggactagtaaccaaaaggttgctagatcaaatccccaagctgacaaggtaaaaatctgtcgttctgcccctgaacaaggcagttaacccactgttccgagacagtcattgtaaataagaatttattcataactgacttgcctggttaaataaaggtttaaaaaaaatcattaaTGTATTTATCTGAGATCTAAAGGTggctatggaccctggtctaatggagtgcactatatagggaatagggtgccatgtgggacacaACCAACCCCCTACCGCTTTGCAGACGTCCTCAGAGGTCATGTTGATAACAGTCCTGATGTTGAGAGGAGCCAGGTTCCTCCCCACCCAGAATTCTTCAGTCCGGTGGTCCCTCTGATCCGGGCCAGCTCCCTCCTGATAGAATGATCCAGGTTAACCGTGGTCAGCTTGAACCTCTCCGCGTCCCTCACCCTGAACTGGAAATGCACCTGGACGATTGGAAGATGAAGTGTTGGAGagatgcacacacaaacacaggtcgctggttcaaatctgTCTCGACGGAGCGCAAACGGAACACACACCTTGAGGAACATCTCAAACATCTCTGGATCTCCGTCCTGCTCCAGCAGGTCTTCGATCTCCTCCCTCATCATGTGAAGCTCCATCCTCGAGTCGCTGAACACctattataatgtatataataatgcattaataatatataaaataataatgtgGAATTTGattaattataataatatatgccatttagcagacctCCCACAAAGCCTTGGACTCGTCGACGACTGTCGCCGTCCCGACGGCGTCATCGATCTCTGctctctgctgctcgtcctccaGACACTGTAGGATCCAGCTGAGACGACAGGGCCAATGGTTGGCAAGAACGACCTGTAATGTGGTGAACATTACTGTCAATCCAGTCCATGTTTTCATTACACTACAAACTGTCGCTTAGAATTCCATTCCATGTTTTACTCTAATGTCGTGATCATTACTGTTAGTCCAGTCCATGTTTTCATTACACTACAAACTGTCGCTTAGAATTCCATTCCATGTTTTACTCTAATGTCGTGATCATTACTGTTAGTCCAGTCCATGTTTTCATTACACTACAAACTGTCGCTTAGAATTCCATTCCATGTTTTACTCTAATGTCGTGATCATTACAGTTAGTCCAGTCCATGTTTTCATTACACTACAAACTGTCGCTTAGAATTCCATTCCATGTTTTACTCTAATGTCGTGATCATTACTGTTAGTCCAGTCCATGTTTTCATTACACTACAAACTGTCGCTTAGAATTCCATTCCATGTTTTACTCTAATGTCGTGATCATTACTGTTAGTCCAGTCCATGTTTTCATTACACTACAAACTGTCGCTTAGAATTCCATTCCATGTTTTACTCTAATGTCGTGATCATTACTGTCAATCCAGTCCATGTTTTCATTACACTACAAACTGTCGCTTAGAATTCCATTCCATGTTTTACTCTAATGTCGTGATCATTACTGTCAGTCCAGTCCATGTTTTCATTACACTACAAACTGTCGCTTAGAATTCCATTCCATGTTTTACTCTAATGTCGTGATCATTACTGTTAGTCCAGTCCATGTTTTCATTACACTACAAACTGTCGCTTAGAATTCCATTCCATGTTTTACTCTAATGTCGTGATCATTACAGTTAGTCCAGTCCATGTTTTCATTACACTACAAACTGTCGCTTAGAATTCCATTCCATGTTTTACTCTAATGTCGTGATCCTTACTGTTAGTCCAGTCCATGTTTTCATTACACTACAAACTGTCGCTTAGAATTCCATTCCATGTTTTACTCTAATGTCGTGATCATTACAGTTTGTCCAGTCCATGTTTTCTATCTCCACAATGCTTTCAGTAAAGGCCAACAGATATATCAGACGCCTCAACCGACTTACGTTTTTCTAATCTTATCATttgtatccctccctccctccctccctccctctccacaacATAAAGAGGGGTGTTACAGTACCCAGGCAGCGATGTTCTCTGGCGGAGGCAGCTCAGTCTTCAGAGCCTCCATGAGCACCACGGTGACCCTGATGGAGTTGATGACCCGTCTCATGGACATGGTGTCATCAGAGATGTAGTGGTGGAGGTTCCCTCTGTTACTGGACAGGATGCTCTCCAGCGCTGATTCTATCGCCTTGTCCGCCTCGTCCTCACTCAGTGCAAACGCCACGTGCGCCTCCTTGATGTGGTTGTTGTCTATCAAAGGAATACTGGCCTCCGTCAGAATAGTTGACGTCTCCTTTGTTTGGGGGCTGCTCTCGATCCAGGAGAGGGATGACTTCGGGCTGCCCAGGTCCAGCTCTCTCAGCTCGATCCCCTTTGACCCATGACCCTTGGCTTCTTCCGTGATCTCTGATTGGCCGCTAACGATATTGTAGAACACcttgggagagagatggagagagagaatagatttttttttttacacattttggaAGCATCACAGAGATTATGAATGGCAGCAAACGCTGAGT
This is a stretch of genomic DNA from Oncorhynchus keta strain PuntledgeMale-10-30-2019 unplaced genomic scaffold, Oket_V2 Un_contig_1705_pilon_pilon, whole genome shotgun sequence. It encodes these proteins:
- the LOC127919563 gene encoding NTPase KAP family P-loop domain-containing protein 1-like — protein: MEVFEQRRIRVVLEITNLDRCAPKKIVGVLDAISILLSDEESPFISLLAVNPEVLVQQVNYADGCFSKEDRAYAFLNRIVTLAFTIPPLCHTSKRKVFYNIVSGQSEITEEAKGHGSKGIELRELDLGSPKSSLSWIESSPQTKETSTILTEASIPLIDNNHIKEAHVAFALSEDEADKAIESALESILSSNRGNLHHYISDDTMSMRRVINSIRVTVVLMEALKTELPPPENIAAWVVLANHWPCRLSWILQCLEDEQQRAEIDDAVGTATVVDESKALWEVFSDSRMELHMMREEIEDLLEQDGDPEMFEMFLKVHFQFRVRDAERFKLTTVNLDHSIRRELARIRGTTGLKNSGWGGTWLLSTSGLLST